One Camelus ferus isolate YT-003-E unplaced genomic scaffold, BCGSAC_Cfer_1.0 contig846, whole genome shotgun sequence genomic region harbors:
- the LOC116662620 gene encoding heat shock transcription factor, Y-linked-like translates to MAHVSSEIQDVSPKDGPTGSGKSSRSLLCNQTFSGDLDLRSMIEENAFQTLCEESLRKRPCYTHCVSEPDEDNDFRSLTFPRKLWKMVGSDQIQSIWWDDNGTSIEIDVFIFKKEVLERKTPFRIFETGSMKSLVGQLNLYGLSKVRQNFQRSTCLADFLAEEKEVSVLSKVFRNFTHHFITYI, encoded by the coding sequence atggcacatgtttcttcagaaattcaagatgtGTCTCCTAAAGATGGACCAACTGGTTCAGGAAAGTCCAGTAGATCTCTATTGTGTAATCAAACATTCTCTGGGGACTTGGACTtgaggtctatgattgaagaaaatgcttttcagactttgtgtgaagaatccttgagaaaaagaccatgttacacacattgtgtctctgaaccagatgaagataatgattttcgttctctgacatttccaagaaaactctggaaaatggttgggagtgaccaaattcaatccatctggtgggatgataatggaacttcCATAGAGATTGATGTATTTatctttaagaaggaagttttggaaagaaagacccctttcagaatatttgaaactggaagtatgaaaagtttagttGGACAGCTTAACCTTTACGGGCTTAGTAAAGTGCGGCAGAATTTTCAACGATCTACTTGTCTagctgactttctggcagaagaaaaagaagtctctgttttaagcaaggtattcagaaattttactcACCACTTcattacttatatataa